A part of Caldisericia bacterium genomic DNA contains:
- the yidC gene encoding membrane protein insertase YidC, with protein sequence MKRYLVLLGLLIFILFTGATFKELDLKITTSPIEKKNIGDNFYFELSLKNLGEEKKNLIIQIESLSNFSDFGPFELLETKKLLDSIKKDEEKKVTFNLRLKEDIKLDEYTFLGSIEYEEGGLKKFYKSHFPLKIVGKGGFLQFSSTPNVKATYETLIALSVNLKNTGNSEAREIKVKIKENDYFTEYITGKNTYLESLQPGKNATFTLRLKPNENVTPKSFNIPIMVDYKDASGNEYNIEEGATINIVSNSFVYFVRRILDFFYGIIPNYGIAIIFLTLLIKLIILPFTIQQIRNMSKTQMITPELQAIQKKYKDDPRKAQEEQMKLYKKYGINPTTGCLMSILPLPILLVLFSSLNGYVKLLDQKFLWINNLAAPDPTYLIPILVALTTLLQQWVSSGKDPNARIFMIMFPILIAYWALTFPSAISIYWIFYSIFSTVEYFFINKRYQEALSKIKK encoded by the coding sequence ATGAAGAGGTATTTAGTTTTATTAGGATTATTAATTTTTATTTTATTTACTGGAGCAACTTTTAAAGAACTAGATTTAAAAATAACAACTTCACCAATTGAAAAGAAAAACATTGGTGATAATTTTTATTTTGAGTTATCACTGAAAAATCTTGGAGAGGAAAAAAAGAATTTAATAATTCAAATTGAGTCACTATCAAATTTTTCAGATTTTGGACCTTTTGAGTTATTAGAAACAAAAAAATTATTAGATTCAATAAAAAAAGATGAAGAAAAAAAGGTTACTTTCAATTTAAGATTAAAAGAAGATATAAAACTTGATGAATATACATTTTTAGGAAGCATAGAGTACGAAGAAGGTGGTTTAAAGAAATTTTATAAATCTCATTTCCCATTAAAAATTGTTGGTAAAGGTGGATTTCTTCAATTTTCTTCAACTCCAAATGTAAAAGCAACTTATGAAACTCTTATTGCCTTATCTGTTAATTTAAAAAACACAGGAAATTCTGAAGCAAGAGAGATTAAAGTAAAGATAAAAGAAAATGATTATTTTACTGAATACATAACTGGAAAAAATACTTATCTTGAATCACTTCAACCTGGGAAAAATGCAACATTTACGTTAAGATTAAAACCAAACGAAAATGTTACACCAAAAAGTTTTAATATTCCAATTATGGTTGATTATAAAGATGCTAGTGGAAATGAGTATAACATAGAAGAGGGTGCAACAATAAATATTGTGAGTAATTCATTTGTATATTTTGTTAGAAGGATACTTGATTTCTTTTATGGCATTATTCCAAATTATGGAATTGCAATTATATTCTTGACCCTCTTAATAAAGTTGATAATTCTTCCATTTACAATACAACAGATTAGAAATATGAGTAAAACACAAATGATAACTCCTGAACTTCAAGCAATTCAAAAAAAATATAAAGATGATCCAAGAAAAGCACAAGAAGAACAGATGAAATTGTATAAAAAATATGGAATTAACCCTACAACTGGGTGTTTAATGTCAATTTTACCTCTTCCAATTTTGCTTGTTCTTTTTTCATCTCTAAATGGTTATGTTAAATTACTAGATCAAAAATTTTTGTGGATAAATAATCTTGCTGCACCAGACCCAACTTATCTTATTCCAATTCTTGTTGCGTTAACTACTCTTTTACAACAATGGGTATCAAGTGGAAAAGATCCTAATGCAAGAATTTTTATGATAATGTTTCCAATTCTAATTGCTTATTGGGCACTAACATTCCCAAGTGCCATTTCAATATATTGGATTTTTTATAGTATCTTTTCAACTGTTGAGTATTTCTTTATAAATAAAAGATATCAAGAAGCATTGAGTAAGATAAAGAAATGA
- a CDS encoding thioredoxin family protein — MGLIQEKDKKIIKERFDNELKDDVRILFFKKSGVGLWTPDETEDNECRYCKEAEEIYTDVVSLSDKLKLEIYELGKDKDIFDQYKVERIPTIVLLGKNKGLVRYVGIPAGYEFTSFIEDIIDISTGNIDFKEENKKKIEEIKDKVHIQVFVTPTCPYCPRAVRTAHKIAFLNENIVADMVEATEFPNLSDRYNVYAVPKIVINDKIEFEGAIPEDDFVNEVLRAVS, encoded by the coding sequence ATGGGACTTATTCAAGAAAAAGATAAAAAAATAATTAAAGAAAGATTTGATAATGAATTAAAAGATGATGTTAGAATTTTATTTTTTAAAAAAAGTGGAGTAGGACTCTGGACTCCAGATGAAACAGAAGATAATGAATGTAGATATTGTAAAGAGGCGGAAGAAATTTATACTGATGTAGTTTCTCTTTCAGATAAATTAAAACTTGAGATATATGAACTTGGAAAAGATAAAGATATATTTGATCAATATAAAGTTGAAAGGATACCGACCATAGTTCTTCTTGGGAAAAATAAAGGTTTAGTAAGATATGTTGGTATTCCTGCTGGTTATGAATTTACCTCTTTTATAGAAGATATTATTGATATATCAACTGGAAATATCGATTTTAAAGAGGAAAATAAAAAGAAAATAGAAGAAATAAAAGATAAAGTTCATATTCAAGTTTTTGTTACTCCAACTTGTCCATATTGTCCAAGAGCTGTGAGAACCGCTCATAAAATAGCGTTTTTAAATGAAAATATAGTTGCTGATATGGTTGAAGCAACTGAATTTCCAAATCTTTCTGATAGATATAATGTTTATGCAGTGCCGAAAATAGTAATTAATGATAAAATAGAGTTTGAAGGTGCAATACCAGAAGATGATTTTGTTAATGAGGTTTTAAGAGCAGTATCATAA
- the yidD gene encoding membrane protein insertion efficiency factor YidD, producing the protein MKKSVLFLIKFYQKFISPLFPPSCRFTPTCSQYTFEAVQKYGVLKGLFLGMKRILRCNPFFPGGEDPVP; encoded by the coding sequence ATGAAAAAATCAGTGCTTTTTCTAATTAAATTCTATCAAAAATTTATATCTCCTTTATTTCCACCTTCATGTAGATTTACACCAACATGTTCACAATATACATTTGAGGCAGTACAAAAATATGGAGTTTTAAAGGGTCTTTTTCTTGGAATGAAAAGGATTTTAAGATGCAATCCTTTCTTTCCAGGTGGAGAAGATCCTGTACCATAG
- a CDS encoding ornithine carbamoyltransferase encodes AFKDADIVYPKSWTSKHFIPPEVDKPMLEKTQELFEKNKHWKTTKEMMRLAKEDAIYMHCLPADRGFEVDDDVIDGPQSVVFDEAENRLHVQKAIMALLMR; translated from the coding sequence GCATTTAAAGATGCTGATATTGTTTATCCAAAATCATGGACGAGTAAACACTTTATACCTCCAGAAGTAGATAAACCGATGTTAGAAAAAACTCAAGAACTATTTGAGAAAAATAAACATTGGAAAACAACAAAAGAAATGATGAGACTAGCAAAAGAGGATGCTATATATATGCATTGTCTTCCAGCAGATAGGGGTTTTGAAGTAGATGATGATGTAATTGATGGTCCTCAATCAGTAGTTTTTGATGAAGCAGAAAATAGATTGCATGTTCAAAAAGCAATTATGGCTTTACTTATGAGGTAA
- a CDS encoding divalent-cation tolerance protein CutA: protein MEDKLIMVLTTIDDMEKAKKLARFIVDQKLAACVQITGPIQSIYYWRDKTEDTKEWLILIKTRKNLYEKLEEFIIKLHPYIVPEIVSFDIENCFKKYFDWVFEVTSRREEND from the coding sequence ATGGAAGATAAATTAATAATGGTACTTACGACAATTGATGATATGGAAAAGGCTAAAAAACTTGCAAGGTTTATCGTGGATCAAAAGTTAGCAGCATGTGTTCAAATAACAGGGCCAATTCAAAGTATCTATTACTGGAGGGATAAAACTGAAGATACAAAAGAGTGGTTAATTTTAATCAAAACAAGAAAAAATTTATATGAAAAACTTGAAGAATTTATAATAAAACTACATCCTTATATTGTACCTGAAATTGTATCGTTTGATATTGAAAATTGTTTTAAAAAATATTTTGATTGGGTTTTTGAAGTAACAAGTAGAAGAGAAGAAAATGATTAA
- the rpmH gene encoding 50S ribosomal protein L34 codes for MRTTYHPHKGKRRKVHGFLKRMSTPGGRNVIKRRRRKGRKVLTPR; via the coding sequence ATGAGAACAACATATCACCCTCATAAAGGAAAAAGAAGGAAAGTTCATGGATTTTTAAAGAGAATGAGTACACCAGGCGGTAGAAATGTTATAAAAAGAAGGAGGAGGAAGGGGAGAAAGGTTTTAACACCCAGATAA
- a CDS encoding ribonuclease P protein component: MGKLAKRLSKKEIDELMKNGLKFKEKNITFIILKKEDLKVAFIPIKTKSSVERNKLRRFIREIFYKYQNLFDKIWVAIIIPPFVIKKKKEEIMNDFEKFLRRYNNEKISAFSN, translated from the coding sequence ATGGGTAAACTTGCAAAAAGACTTTCCAAAAAAGAGATAGATGAATTAATGAAAAATGGATTAAAATTTAAAGAAAAAAATATTACATTTATAATTTTGAAGAAAGAAGACCTTAAAGTAGCTTTTATACCTATAAAAACAAAAAGTTCTGTTGAAAGAAATAAATTGAGAAGGTTTATAAGAGAAATTTTTTATAAATATCAAAATCTATTTGATAAAATATGGGTAGCAATTATTATTCCACCTTTTGTTATAAAAAAGAAAAAAGAGGAAATTATGAATGATTTTGAAAAATTTTTAAGGAGATACAATAATGAAAAAATCAGTGCTTTTTCTAATTAA
- a CDS encoding M48 family metallopeptidase: MIKIIFILIILISNFWDLLLNNLNLKHSIKKGKDVPDILKDTIKEETLQKSINYLKDKTNLLNIEIIIKTILIIIGLIYIFPFFENIAIKITYTESFKNYTFYQSIIFFLLTGVYIILIDLPFDIFFTFKIEKKYGFSKISPKLYITDKLKILILSIIIGLPILYIFINFILKFKQFFIPLSLIIIGIIFLINIIYPSLILPLFYKFEKLEDENLRNKILDITKKVNLKFENIYIMNASSRSTHTNAFFSGLGKTKKIVFYDTLIKNHTEEEILSIFAHELGHYKKGHIFKSFILTSIFTIFVIFLFNLLINTKVAEVFYSCNNCIDLKIIYTGIFISSILFPIEFLVNSISRKFEFESDEFAAKLTNKNSIIASLKKIFKENLSNIFPHPLFSKFKYTHPPPIERIEYINSLT, from the coding sequence ATGATTAAAATTATATTTATATTAATTATTCTAATATCTAATTTTTGGGATTTATTATTAAATAATTTAAATTTAAAACATTCTATAAAAAAGGGGAAAGATGTTCCTGATATTTTAAAAGACACTATAAAAGAAGAAACTCTTCAAAAAAGTATAAATTATCTCAAAGATAAAACAAATCTTTTAAATATTGAGATAATAATTAAAACTATTTTGATTATTATAGGTTTAATTTATATTTTTCCTTTTTTTGAAAATATCGCAATTAAAATTACCTATACTGAAAGTTTTAAAAATTACACATTTTATCAATCAATAATTTTCTTTTTATTAACTGGTGTTTATATCATTTTAATTGATCTTCCTTTTGACATCTTTTTTACATTTAAAATTGAGAAAAAATATGGTTTTTCAAAAATTTCACCTAAATTATATATTACCGACAAATTAAAAATTCTAATACTATCAATTATAATTGGCTTACCAATTCTATATATTTTCATAAACTTTATTTTAAAATTCAAACAATTTTTTATACCTCTTTCACTTATAATTATTGGAATAATATTTTTAATTAATATAATTTATCCTTCGTTAATTCTTCCACTTTTTTATAAATTTGAAAAATTAGAAGACGAAAATCTAAGGAACAAAATCTTAGATATTACTAAAAAAGTTAATCTTAAATTTGAGAATATTTACATTATGAATGCATCATCAAGGTCGACTCACACAAACGCTTTTTTCTCTGGTTTAGGAAAAACAAAGAAAATTGTTTTTTATGATACTCTTATAAAAAATCACACAGAAGAAGAAATTTTATCAATATTTGCACATGAACTTGGTCACTACAAAAAGGGGCATATTTTTAAATCTTTTATACTTACCTCAATTTTTACAATTTTTGTAATTTTTTTATTTAATTTATTAATAAATACAAAAGTTGCTGAAGTTTTTTATTCTTGTAATAATTGTATAGATTTAAAAATAATTTATACAGGAATATTTATATCTAGCATATTATTTCCTATTGAATTTTTAGTAAATTCAATCAGTAGGAAATTTGAGTTTGAATCTGATGAGTTTGCTGCAAAATTAACTAATAAAAATTCAATAATAGCTTCTTTGAAAAAAATTTTTAAAGAAAATTTATCAAATATTTTTCCACATCCACTTTTTTCAAAATTTAAATACACACACCCTCCTCCAATAGAAAGAATAGAGTATATAAATTCATTGACTTAG